Proteins encoded together in one Juglans regia cultivar Chandler chromosome 9, Walnut 2.0, whole genome shotgun sequence window:
- the LOC108993755 gene encoding importin subunit beta-1-like gives MAMEVTQILLNAQAVDSTVRKQAEENLKQFQEQNLPSFLLSLAGELSNDDKPVESRKLAGLILKNALDAKEQHRKLELVQRWLSLDTSVKVQIKACLLKTISSHAPDARSTASQVIAKVAGIELPHKQWPELIGTLLSNIHQLPAHTRQATLETLGYICEEVSPDLVDQDQVNKILTAVVQGMNSSESNNDVKFAATRALFNALGFAQANFSNDMERDYIMRVVCEATLSPELKIRQAAFECLVAISSTYYEKLAPYIQDIFNITAKAVKEDEEPVALQAIEFWSSVCDEEIDILEEYGGEFSGESDIPCFYFVKQALPVLVPMLLETLLKQEEDQDQDEGAWNIAMAGGTCLGLVARTVGDDVVPLIMPFIEENLTKPDWRQREAATYAFGSILEGPSPDKLIPLVNTALNFMLTALMQDPNNHVKDTTAWTLGRMFEFLHGSALETPIITQANIQQIITVLIQSMKDVPNVAEKACGALYFLAQGYEDAGSSSSPLTPFFQEIVQALLTVTHREDAGESRLRTAAYETLNEVVRCSTDETAPMVLQLVPLIMMELHQTLEAQKLSSDEREKQNELQGLLCGCLQVIIQKLGSSEPTKYVFMQYADQMMALFLRVFASRSATAHEEAMLAIGALAYAAGADFAKYMPEFYRYLEMGLQNFEDYQVCAITVGVVGDICRALEDKILPYCDGIMTQLLKDLSSNQLHRSVKPPIFSCFGDIALAIGENFEKYLMYAMPMLQSAAELSAHVSGADDDMLEYTNSLRNGILEAYSGILQGFKGSSKTQLLMPYAPHVLQFLDSLYMEKDMDDAVSKTAIGVLGDLADTLGSNAGPLIQQSVSSRDFLNECLSTDDHMIRESAEWAKLAISRAISF, from the exons ATGGCAATGGAGGTCACTCAAATTCTTTTAAATGCACAAGCAGTAGATAGCACTGTGCGCAAGCAGGCAGAAGAAAATCTAAAACAATTCCAGGAGCAAAATCTTCCAAGTTTCTTGCTCTCTCTTGCTGGGGAATTATCCAATGATGATAAGCCTGTTGAGAGCCGTAAATTAGCTGGTTTAATTCTCAAGAATGCCTTGGATGCCAAGGAACAGCATAGGAAACTTGAGCTTGTGCAGAGATGGTTGTCATTGGACACCTCTGTGAAGGTCCAGATCAAAGCATGCCTGTTAAAGACCATCTCCTCTCATGCTCCTGATGCTCGATCAACTGCATCTCAAGTTATTGCAAAGGTTGCAGGTATTGAGTTGCCTCATAAACAATGGCCTGAACTTATTGGAACACTCTTGTCTAATATTCACCAGCTTCCGGCTCATACCAGGCAGGCAACACTGGAAACTCTTGGTTATATCTGTGAAGAAGTTTCCCCTGATTTGGTGGATCAGGATCAAGTAAACAAGATACTTACTGCTGTAGTTCAGGGTATGAACTCTTCTGAGAGTAACAATGATGTCAAGTTTGCTGCGACTCGAGCATTGTTCAATGCACTAGGTTTTGCGCAGGCAAACTTTTCTAATGATATGGAACGAGATTACATCATGAGAGTTGTCTGTGAGGCTACTCTTTCTCCAGAGCTGAAGATTCGACAGGCTGCTTTTGAGTGTTTGGTTGCTATATCTTCAACTTACTATGAAAAGTTGGCTCCTTATATTCAAGATATCTTTAACATCACTGCTAAGGCTGTGAAGGAAGATGAGGAACCAGTTGCTCTTCAAGCCATTGAGTTTTGGAGTTCAGTCTGTGACGAGGAGATAGATATTTTAGAGGAATATGGAGGTGAATTTAGTGGGGAATCTGATATTCCCTGCTTTTACTTTGTTAAGCAGGCACTGCCTGTTCTTGTCCCCATGTTGTTAGAGACACTACTTAAGCAGGAGGAGGATCAGGATCAAGATGAAGGGGCTTGGAACATTGCGATGGCTGGAGGCACTTGTTTGGGTCTGGTTGCACGCACCGTTGGAGATGATGTTGTCCCACTTATAATGCCATTCATTGAAGAGAACTTAACAAAACCTGATTGGAGGCAAAGGGAGGCTGCCACTTATGCCTTTGGTTCCATTTTGGAAGGACCTTCCCCCGACAAGCTCATCCCTCTTGTTAACACAGCCTTGAATTTTATGCTTACTGCCCTAATGCAAGATCCAAATAACCATGTGAAGGACACTACTGCCTGGACTCTTGGAAGAATGTTTGAATTTCTTCACGGGTCAGCTTTGGAGACACCCATAATTACCCAAGCAAATATTCAACAGATTATAACTGTTCTCATTCAGAGCATGAAAGATGTACCGAATGTTGCTGAGAAAGCCTGTGGTGCTCTCTATTTCTTGGCTCAGGGTTATGAGGATGCGggatcttcatcttctccattgACTCCCTTCTTCCAGGAAATTGTTCAAGCTCTCCTGACTGTTACCCACCGAGAAGATGCTGGAGAGTCACGCCTCCGCACTGCAGCATATGAGACTTTAAATGAAGTTGTGAGGTGTTCCACTGATGAGACAGCCCCAATGGTACTGCAACTAGTTCCTCTCATTATGATGGAGCTCCACCAGACTCTTGAGGCACAGAAGCTTTCATCCGATGAGAGGGAGAAGCAGAATGAATTGCAAGGGTTGCTATGTGGTTGCTTGCAGGTCATTATACAGAAGCTGGGATCATCGGAGCCAACAAAATATGTCTTCATGCAGTATGCTGACCAGATGATGGCCCTCTTCTTGAGAGTATTTGCTTCCCGAAGTGCCACAGCTCATGAGGAGGCTATGCTTGCCATTGGAGCTCTTGCCTATGCAGCAGGTGCTGATTTTGCAAAATACATGCCAGAATTTTATAGGTATTTggaaatgggtcttcaaaattTTGAGGATTACCAAGTTTGTGCCATTACAGTTGGTGTAGTTGGGGATATATGTCGGGCACTGGAGGATAAGATATTGCCTTACTGTGATGGAATAATGACTCAGCTCCTAAAGGATTTGTCAAGCAATCAGTTGCATCGATCTGTGAAGCCTCCTATTTTTTCATGCTTTGGTGACATTGCTTTGGCAATTGGGGAAAACTTTGAGAAGTACTTGATGTATGCTATGCCCATGCTTCAGAGTGCAGCAGAACTATCTGCCCATGTATCAGGTGCTGATGACGACATGTTAGAGTACACCAACTCTCTGAGAAATGGAATTCTAGAGGCATACTCGGGGATTCTGCAGGGATTCAAGGGCTCGTCAAAGACCCAGCTATTGATGCCTTATGCACCTCATGTTCTCCAGTTCTTGGATAGTTTGTATATGGAGAAGGACAT ggATGATGCGGTGTCTAAGACAGCAATTGGGGTCCTTGGAGATCTAGCTGATACCCTGGGTAGTAATGCAGGTCCCTTGATTCAGCAGTCTGTGTCAAGCAGAGACTTTTTAAATGAATGCTTGTCAACTGATGACCATATGATCAGGGAATCTGCTGAATGGGCCAAGTTGGCCATCAGTCGAGCCATTTCTTTTTGA